The window CATGGCGACGGATTCAAAATACACTTCGCCCTGTTGGAAAAAGGTTGCCCAGCAACTGGCCATAAATGCCAGGCTGATGGCAATTGCCACGGGCACATCCATGGTTAAACGGCGCCCCTTAAGGGCATTGATGGCACCTAGGTAAAACGGGAATGCACCATAGGTAACGATTGGCAAGGTTAGCACCAGGCTGGTTGCCCGCAAATACACCAGATTGTGTTCGCTTAAATCACTGAACGCACCAAAGTACAAACCAAAAGCGATCATCATCACCTGCATGGTTAAGATACCGCTTACGCCAAGGCGGCGAATAAAGGCTTTGCTTTGCTGATTGTTTTTTATTTCTGTGGTATTGGCTTTGAACGGCAGGGCTGAATAACCAATTTTGGCAATGGCTGAGATAATTTCGCTCAGCTTTATTTTATCTTTATCCCAGGTAACGGTGGCACGTTGGGTCGTGGCGTTAACCTGCGCTTTGACGATACCGCTTTGTGGAGAGAGTTGCTTTTCAATCAACCAGGCACAAGCGGCACAGCTCATGCCTTCTACCGATAAAATGGTTTCCTGATGGCCATCGGATTCAAAGGTGAATTCGGATTGTAACTGCTGATCGTCGACAAATTGATTAACCTGCAATTGTTCTGGAATATCAGCGTTTACTTTATTGCCTTTTTCGGTACGGAAACGGTAGTAATCGTCGAGGTTATTATCGACGATGGCTTCGGCGACCGCCTGACAGCCTATGCAGCACATAGGCTCGTCTTTGCCGTGAATATTGACGGTTAAATCCAGGCCTGCTGGAACGATTTCACCGCAGTGGTAACAATCCATGTTCATCATTAATATTGAATTTCAAACGGCCTGAATTCTAATTGGGGTAGGGCAACGGTAGTCTGTACTTTCCAGCGTTCATCAAATGGCAACACCTGAATGCGCCATTTACCGTCAATTTTGTTTTCAAACGTCTGGCGATACCAGCCATTGCCGTCGGCGGTTAGTTTTAATGAAAAGTCTCTGTCAGCCAGGGTTGAATGGTAAAAACTCACGTTTAGTACCGGGAAGCTCTTCTCGATACCCGTAGGTTTTAAAATAATTTCGTCATCGGAAACCTTCATATCGAAGGCAATACCAAGTTTCTGAGCTTCTTTAATCTTAGATATCTCCAGGTTGATGCTTTTGCCTTTTTTGTAATAGTCGTCAACGACAACGGTATCGGCATCGGTGTTGGCAATGATAAGGGTAGTGATCCCGGCGATCACAGCACTTAATGGCAGGAAGAAAACGAAATAAGCCCAGGGCTCTTTGTACCAGCGGGTAGTCATAAATAAACCTATTATTGTGAGAAAAAGCTCAGCATGTATGTAAACGCGCCAATTTTAACGCTTTTTCGGTATCAAGTTAAATAAGGTTAAGCTCTCTTGTTTATTAACTATGAAAACTTAATCTGATTTAACTTTTTTTAGGTTTGTTTGTCGGGCAAAAATAAACCCTGCACAATTAGATTGTACAGGGTTTATAGAGATTAAGATTATTCGCTGTCGGAATTGTCAGCTGACAAGCTGTAAACGTAGGCGCTGACTACGCGGATCTTGTCTTCGCCAAGGAAGTCTTTCCAGGCTGGCATGACACCAGCACGACCGTCACGAATCGTCGCTTCTACTGCACGAGGAGAACCACCGTACAACCAGATATCGTCGTTCAGGCGAGGTGCGCCAAGGGCTAAGCCCATTTCGTGACTACCTTCACCGTTTTCACCGTGACAGGCAGCACACATGGCAAACTTCTCTTTACCGGCATCTGCCATGGCAGAATCAACTTCCAAACCGCTCAAACTACGAACGTAAGCTGCAACTTCTTTCACGCCTTGCTCACCACCTAACATGGTTTTCCAGGCGATCATACCCTGCGCTTTACGGCCGTAAAGCAACGTTTCTTCGATATCTTCAGGCGTACCACCGTATAACCAGTCGTTGTCCGTTAGATCCGGGAAGCCTGTGGTACCTTTACCGTCAGAGCCGTGGCACTGAGCACAGTTTTGCAGGAACAAACGCTGGCCGATACGCAATGCTTCTTCGTTCTTAACCAATTCGCTGTAATCCTGCTTGGCAAGACCTTCGAAAATTGGACCAAAACGCTCTTGGGCACTATCTACTTCACGGTCATATTGAACCAGTAAACCCGCTTCTTTAGCCGCTTCGTTTTGTGCTTTTGAATCAGCCAGGCTGGTAATACCCTGGTTAGAGCTTTTCCAGCCAAACAGGCCTTTAAAGTTACCAAGACCAGGATAAAGGGCCAGATAGATAAAGCCCCATATAATCGTGATTAGGAAGAAGGTACTCCACCATTTTGGTAGTGGATTATTTAATTCCTCGATGCCATCAAATTCGTGGCCCATGGATTCACCTTCTTCAACACCGGTGAAGTTGGTTAATGTCCATCTCAACAGCAGGTAACAGCCAACAAGCGTACCTAAGGTAAGAACGGTGATCCATATACTCCAGAAGCTAGACATTCTTATTAGTCTCCTGTTTTTCTTTATTCACGTCGTCTTTCTCGTCGAAAATAGAATTGGCAGCTTCATCGAATGAAGTTTTACGTTTTTTGCTAAAAGCCCATACTACTATGATGATAAATAGTACGAAGATAATAACGGTAAATATGCCTCTTAAAGTGCCGTAATCCATAATTACTTCAACGCGTGACCAAGTGATTGTAAATAAGCGATAAGGGCGTCCATTTCCGTCAGACCATCCTTACCAGTAATGCTTTTCGTGGTGGCAAACTCCGCACCAGCGTTAGCGATGTCTTCAGCAGAATAAAGTGGAATCGGGTTACCGTCTTCATCTTTATGACTGCGGTTTTTCGTCAACGCATTGAACAGCTTCATCTTCTCAGCAGAAAGCTTGTTCGAAACAGGTGTTTCAGCTAACCACTTATATGCTGGCATGTTGGATTCAGGTACTACTGAACGAGGATCCATCAAGTGAGCATAGTGCCAGTCGTCTGAATAACGACCACCCACACGGGCCAAATCTGGACCGGTACGCTTAGAACCCCATAGGAAAGGGTGTTCCCAAACTGATTCACCAGCAACACTGTAGTGACCGTAACGCTCAGTTTCAGCACGCAATGGGCGAATCATTTGTGAGTGACAGTTATTACAACCTTCACGAATATAAATATCACGACCTTCCATTTCCAACGCCGAATAAGGACGCAGGCTATCTACAGGTTGAGTCGTTTCTTTCTGAAAAAACAACGGAGTGATTTCAACCAGACCACCAATACTGATTGCCATGATGGTCACAATAAAAAACCAGCCGACGTGTTGTTCTACTTTTTCATGTCTATTCATTGTTTCCGTCCTTAAGCCGTTACTGCTTCACGTTGCAGGCTTTGTTCTTTGGTCCCGATGGTTTTGAACATGTTGTAGGCCATTAAGATGAAACCTATAACCACGAAACAACCGCCAATAAAGCGCATGGTGTAGAAAGGATATGAAGCTTCCAGACTTTGTACAAAGCTATAGGTCAACGTACCGTCGGTATTTACCGCACGCCACATCAAACCTTGCATTACGCCGGAAATCCACATTGCAACGATGTAAAGAACGATACCCGTTGTATGCAACCAGAAGTGTACGTTGATCAATTTGATAGAGTACATCTTAGGTTTGTTAAATACTGCAGGGATCAGATAGTACATAGAGCCGATGGAAATCATCGCAACCCAACCAAGTGCACCTGAGTGAACGTGGCCAACTGTCCAGTCTGTATAATGAGACAGGGCATTTACGGATTTAATTGCCATCATTGGACCTTCAAAAGTCGACATACCGTAGAAAGACAGGGAAACGATTAGGAATCGTAGAATTGGATCTGAACGTAGTTTGTCCCACGCACCTGACAGGGTCATGATACCGTTGATCATACCACCCCAGGAAGGCAGGAACAGAACTACTGACATTACCATACCAACAGACTGAGTCCAGTCAGGTAGGGCGGTGTAGTGTAAGTGGTGAGGACCAGCCCAGATATATAGAGATACCAGAGCCCAGAAGTGAACGATAGAAAGACGGTATGAGTAAACCGGACGTTCAGCCTGCTTAGGTACGAAGTAATACATCATACCAAGGAAACCGGCGGTTAACAGGAAACCAACGGCGTTATGACCATACCACCACTGCATCATCGCATCGATGGCGCCAGGGTAGATAGAATAAGATTTAGTCAGAGTCAGAGGCAATGCCATAGAGTTACCGATGTGCAATACCGCAACGGTAATAATGAATCCGCCGAAGAACCAGTTAGCAACGTAGATATGGGATGTCTTGCGTTTAATCAGGGTACCGAAGAAACAGATGGCGTAGGATACCCAGACCAGCGCAATCAGGATGTCGATTGGCCATTCTAGTTCGGCATATTCTTTCGACGAAGTAATACCTAAAGGTAAGGTAATGGCAGCCGCTACGATAATCGCTTGCCAACCCCAGAAGGTGAAAGGCACAAGGGCTCCACCGAACAGAGTGGCTTTACAGGTACGCTGGACAACATAATAAGAAGTTGCGAACAGGGCGCTGGTACCAAATGCAAAAATAACTGCATTGGTGTGCAGAGGGCGAAGACGAGAGTATGTAAGCCAGGGCGTATCAAAGTTAAGGGCTGGCCAGATCAACTGGGCAGCAATCAACACACCGACAAATGTGCCAACAATACCCCAAATTACAGTCATTACAGTAAATTGACGTACAACTTTGTAGTTGTAATCGATTTCTGCAGTAGTGCTTTGACTCATATTAAAGGTTCCACATTTATAATTATAAAGTTGATGTGAGTATTTATCGTTTCTAAATTATTGCTCAAACCGGTATAAACCGATCGATAAAAATTTGCTTCTATAGTTATAGTTCAAATCCACAACATTACATAGAGAGTGCAATTTTCGGTGCGAATGATAATGCCTGTACTTCCAGATGTCACCACTTGACTTATAAAAAACTGACCTAGATCAACATTTTTATTTATTTAGTGGGTTTTTCTAAGTAAAAGTCGGATAATTCGTCCCTGATCAGCAATTAAAAGTGAAATAATGCGTATTTTTTACACAGTTATAATCGTCGCCATTATTGGCGTTTTAGTAACAATAAACCTGAATCGCAAAGAAAATATTGATCTGCGTCAAACCGGCGTGCCTCTGTGTAATTTTCAAGTAGAACCATGTTCTTATGAGATGGATACGACGAAAGCATTATTGACTTCTTCTGTCGAGAAGATTAGGCCAGAGGAGGCATTTCAATTTAGTTTACAGTTCCCTGAAGCCCAAAATGCAGAAATTAAAAGTGCATTTATAGAGGGGCGAGACATGTATATGGGCAAGATCCCTGTTTTCTTCACTTCTGAAGGTGATAAATACCGCTCAGATGTCCTGCTCGGTGCCTGCACAGAAG is drawn from Thalassotalea sp. PS06 and contains these coding sequences:
- a CDS encoding FixH family protein; this translates as MTTRWYKEPWAYFVFFLPLSAVIAGITTLIIANTDADTVVVDDYYKKGKSINLEISKIKEAQKLGIAFDMKVSDDEIILKPTGIEKSFPVLNVSFYHSTLADRDFSLKLTADGNGWYRQTFENKIDGKWRIQVLPFDERWKVQTTVALPQLEFRPFEIQY
- a CDS encoding cbb3-type cytochrome oxidase subunit 3, with protein sequence MDYGTLRGIFTVIIFVLFIIIVVWAFSKKRKTSFDEAANSIFDEKDDVNKEKQETNKNV
- the ccoP gene encoding cytochrome-c oxidase, cbb3-type subunit III, with amino-acid sequence MSSFWSIWITVLTLGTLVGCYLLLRWTLTNFTGVEEGESMGHEFDGIEELNNPLPKWWSTFFLITIIWGFIYLALYPGLGNFKGLFGWKSSNQGITSLADSKAQNEAAKEAGLLVQYDREVDSAQERFGPIFEGLAKQDYSELVKNEEALRIGQRLFLQNCAQCHGSDGKGTTGFPDLTDNDWLYGGTPEDIEETLLYGRKAQGMIAWKTMLGGEQGVKEVAAYVRSLSGLEVDSAMADAGKEKFAMCAACHGENGEGSHEMGLALGAPRLNDDIWLYGGSPRAVEATIRDGRAGVMPAWKDFLGEDKIRVVSAYVYSLSADNSDSE
- the ccoN gene encoding cytochrome-c oxidase, cbb3-type subunit I → MSQSTTAEIDYNYKVVRQFTVMTVIWGIVGTFVGVLIAAQLIWPALNFDTPWLTYSRLRPLHTNAVIFAFGTSALFATSYYVVQRTCKATLFGGALVPFTFWGWQAIIVAAAITLPLGITSSKEYAELEWPIDILIALVWVSYAICFFGTLIKRKTSHIYVANWFFGGFIITVAVLHIGNSMALPLTLTKSYSIYPGAIDAMMQWWYGHNAVGFLLTAGFLGMMYYFVPKQAERPVYSYRLSIVHFWALVSLYIWAGPHHLHYTALPDWTQSVGMVMSVVLFLPSWGGMINGIMTLSGAWDKLRSDPILRFLIVSLSFYGMSTFEGPMMAIKSVNALSHYTDWTVGHVHSGALGWVAMISIGSMYYLIPAVFNKPKMYSIKLINVHFWLHTTGIVLYIVAMWISGVMQGLMWRAVNTDGTLTYSFVQSLEASYPFYTMRFIGGCFVVIGFILMAYNMFKTIGTKEQSLQREAVTA
- the ccoO gene encoding cytochrome-c oxidase, cbb3-type subunit II is translated as MNRHEKVEQHVGWFFIVTIMAISIGGLVEITPLFFQKETTQPVDSLRPYSALEMEGRDIYIREGCNNCHSQMIRPLRAETERYGHYSVAGESVWEHPFLWGSKRTGPDLARVGGRYSDDWHYAHLMDPRSVVPESNMPAYKWLAETPVSNKLSAEKMKLFNALTKNRSHKDEDGNPIPLYSAEDIANAGAEFATTKSITGKDGLTEMDALIAYLQSLGHALK